The following are from one region of the Ischnura elegans chromosome 12, ioIscEleg1.1, whole genome shotgun sequence genome:
- the LOC124169746 gene encoding monocarboxylate transporter 10 isoform X3, translating to MHRPKHRTLVLAALVGSLTIGCTFALSPVAGVLTDRFGIRPTAVFGGCLAAIGMMASSFLSHSVEALYLTYGVLFGVGSSLAYTPSLGVLPLHFNRRLGLANGIVTAGSSVFTIVLPPVLDQLIVKTDVETTLRALAGLAALIPICAMCFRHPPKIPVDAGHTRNGVVSAESSPMHPSVNEAEVMHELKIEKSKRILGINFDIWKRKKYVIWAIAIPSALFGYFVPYVHMVKFVDINFPESDGKILVMCIGVTSGVGRLVFGKIADMPKVNRIMLQQISFLSIGVMTMLIVATNSFNILIAIALVMGLFDGCFISILGPIAFDLCGAAGATQAIGFLLGLCSIPLTAGPPIAGAIFDHTGSYTVPFLLAGIPPIIGAMVLLLIRFVKSPETDTPLPNGNINSLDVEGKGGDLKSDEKADGIGCANNRKPDNIGITCLEAGLYWVHKSASEERLLWGFRRFSYSSIM from the exons CGTACTCTGGTGCTGGCAGCGTTGGTGGGTTCCCTGACCATTGGATGCACGTTCGCCCTCTCCCCTGTGGCCGGCGTGCTGACTGACCGCTTTGGCATCCGGCCCACGGCTGTGTTTGGAGGCTGCCTGGCTGCCATCGGCATGATGGCGTCGTCCTTCTTGTCGCACAGT GTTGAGGCCTTGTACCTGACGTACGGAGTTCTGTTTGGGGTTGGCTCTTCACTGGCGTACACGCCTTCCCTCGGCGTCCTTCCCCTGCACTTCAATCGGCGGCTGGGATTGGCCAATGGCATTGTGACGGCTGGCAGCTCCGTCTTCACCATCGTCCTCCCGCCCGTCCTGGACCAGCTGATAGTCAAGACTGACGTTGAGACCACGCTGAGGGCCTTGGCTGGCCTTGCTGCCCTCATCCCTATTTGTGCAATGTGCTTCAGGCATCCACCCAAGATCCCAGTCGATGCCGGCCACACGAGGAACGGCGTCGTGTCGGCTGAATCGTCTCCCATGCATCCATCCGTGAACGAG GCTGAAGTTATGCATGAATTGAAAATTGAGAAGAGTAAGCGTATATTAGGCATTAATTTTGATATATGGAAGAGGAAGAAATATGTGATATGGGCAATAGCAATTCCATCTGCACTCTTTGGATATTTTGTACCTTATGTGCATATG GTTAAATTTGTTGATATTAATTTCCCGGAAAGCGATGGAAAAATCTTGGTGATGTGCATTGGTGTTACGTCTGGCGTAGGGCGATTGGTGTTTGGAAAAATTGCTGATATGCCCAAAGTGAATCGCATCATGCTCCAGCAG atttcattCCTCTCAATTGGTGTGATGACCATGCTCATCGTAGCCACAAATAGTTTTAATATACTGATCGCAATAGCCCTTGTGATGGGGTTGTTTGATGGCTGCTTCATCAGTATTCTCGGCCCCATAGCATTTGACCTTTGCGGGGCAGCGGGCGCAACGCAAGCCATTGGATTTCTCCTGGGGCTGTGCTCCATTCCGCTCACAGCTGGACCTCCGATTGCAG GAGCAATATTTGATCATACGGGATCCTATACAGTCCCTTTTCTGCTGGCTGGAATACCACCTATAATAGGAGCAATGGTTCTCTTGCTCATCCGATTTGTCAAATCCCCTGAAACGGATACGCCTTTACCAAATGGAAATATAAACAGCCTAGATGTTGAAGGTAAAGGTGGAGATCTCAAAAGTGATGAGAAAGCTGATGGCATTGGATGTGCAAACAACAGAAAACCAGATAACATAG GAATCACTTGTTTAGAAGCTGGACTCTATTGGGTGCATAAGTCTGCCAGTGAGGAGAGGTTGCTCTGGGGCTTTCGTCGCTTCTCGTATTCCTCAATCATGTGA